A genomic stretch from Chryseobacterium sp. SNU WT5 includes:
- the lpxB gene encoding lipid-A-disaccharide synthase, whose amino-acid sequence MKYYIIAGEASGDLHASNLMKSLLKKDSQTEFRFWGGDLMKAVAGFEPVKHYKELAFMGFLEVAKNLGTILKNIKFCKEDIQKYQPAVLILVDYPGFNLRIAEFAKSLGIKVIYYISPQLWAWKEGRVEKIRKFVDEMLVILPFEKEFYKKHNVDAHFVGHPLLDAISDLPEMDIDQFKTDNHLNEKEIIALLPGSREQEVTKMLELMLSVRPHFKEYQFVIAGAPSLPKEFYQKYVDENVHFVSNKTYDLLRCSKAALVTSGTATLETALLNIPEVVCYRSSTISYEIGKRVVKNIKYISLVNLIMDQEIVTELIQSELNTKNLVKELTLILQGKRRDEMLANFKQLREKLGGKGASDEAAALIING is encoded by the coding sequence TTGAAATATTACATCATCGCTGGTGAAGCTTCAGGAGATCTACACGCTTCCAATTTAATGAAATCACTTCTCAAAAAGGATTCCCAAACGGAGTTTCGTTTTTGGGGTGGAGATTTAATGAAGGCTGTTGCTGGTTTTGAACCGGTAAAACATTACAAAGAATTAGCGTTTATGGGATTTCTGGAAGTTGCTAAAAACCTTGGAACAATTCTTAAAAATATTAAATTCTGCAAAGAAGATATTCAGAAATACCAACCTGCTGTCTTGATTTTGGTCGATTATCCTGGATTTAATTTAAGGATTGCCGAGTTTGCTAAAAGTTTGGGAATTAAAGTAATTTATTATATTTCTCCACAACTTTGGGCTTGGAAAGAAGGTCGGGTAGAAAAAATCAGAAAGTTCGTCGATGAAATGTTAGTCATTCTTCCGTTTGAGAAGGAGTTCTATAAAAAACATAATGTTGACGCACATTTCGTCGGGCATCCTTTATTAGATGCGATTTCCGATTTGCCGGAAATGGATATTGATCAATTTAAAACAGATAATCATTTAAACGAAAAAGAAATCATCGCACTTTTACCAGGATCTCGTGAACAGGAAGTTACCAAGATGCTGGAATTGATGCTTTCCGTTCGTCCACATTTTAAAGAGTACCAGTTTGTAATTGCAGGAGCACCGAGTTTACCAAAAGAGTTTTACCAAAAATACGTCGATGAAAATGTACATTTCGTTTCCAATAAAACCTATGATTTATTAAGATGTTCAAAAGCGGCCTTGGTTACATCTGGAACTGCAACTTTAGAAACAGCACTTTTAAATATTCCGGAAGTAGTTTGTTACCGAAGCAGCACGATTTCTTACGAGATTGGAAAGCGTGTGGTAAAAAACATTAAATACATTTCTTTGGTTAATTTAATTATGGACCAGGAAATCGTAACGGAACTAATTCAAAGTGAATTGAATACAAAGAATTTGGTCAAAGAACTCACCTTGATTTTGCAAGGTAAAAGAAGAGATGAAATGTTAGCAAATTTCAAACAACTTCGAGAAAAGTTAGGTGGAAAAGGAGCTAGTGACGAAGCCGCAGCTTTAATTATTAATGGGTGA
- a CDS encoding 30S ribosomal protein THX produces MGKGDKKSKKGKIIAGSYGIKRPRKASSANHIPVKVLDEDDKKASKEKVRKEVGQPTGKSENAEVERKPKAEAKPKAAAKPKAEKKEDPVEAKPKAEKATDGKEAKSK; encoded by the coding sequence ATGGGAAAAGGTGATAAAAAATCGAAAAAGGGAAAAATTATCGCGGGAAGCTACGGTATTAAAAGACCGAGAAAAGCAAGTTCTGCAAATCATATTCCTGTAAAAGTTTTGGATGAGGATGACAAAAAAGCTTCTAAGGAAAAAGTAAGAAAAGAAGTAGGTCAACCTACGGGTAAATCTGAAAATGCAGAAGTAGAGAGAAAACCTAAAGCAGAAGCTAAGCCTAAAGCAGCAGCTAAACCTAAAGCCGAGAAAAAAGAAGATCCCGTGGAAGCCAAACCGAAAGCTGAAAAAGCAACTGACGGCAAGGAAGCCAAATCTAAATAA
- a CDS encoding succinate dehydrogenase/fumarate reductase iron-sulfur subunit, with amino-acid sequence MSAKKGLSLTLKIWRQKNNKSKGQFETYKISDVSTDSSFLEMLDMLNENLVNEGQEPIAFDHDCREGICGMCSLYINGRPHGPDTGITTCQLHMRMFKDGETIHIEPWRSAAFPIIKDLVVDRSSFDRVMAAGGFISVNTSGNTLDANAILVPKEDADSAMDAAACIGCGACVATCKNGSAMLFVGAKVSQFALLPQGRVEAERRVLNMVKTMDEEGFGNCSNTGACEVECPKGITLEVIARMNREYFVANLDKG; translated from the coding sequence ATGAGTGCTAAAAAAGGATTAAGCCTGACTCTGAAAATTTGGAGACAGAAAAATAATAAATCAAAAGGACAGTTCGAGACTTATAAAATTTCCGATGTTTCTACGGATTCATCATTTTTGGAAATGCTGGATATGCTCAACGAAAACCTAGTTAATGAAGGTCAGGAGCCGATTGCTTTCGACCATGATTGTCGCGAAGGAATTTGTGGAATGTGTTCTTTGTACATCAACGGTCGCCCGCACGGACCAGACACTGGAATTACCACTTGTCAGTTGCACATGAGAATGTTCAAAGATGGTGAAACAATCCATATCGAACCTTGGAGAAGTGCTGCTTTTCCAATTATTAAAGATTTAGTAGTAGATAGAAGCTCTTTTGACCGCGTAATGGCTGCTGGAGGTTTTATCTCTGTAAATACTTCAGGTAATACACTTGATGCCAATGCGATTTTGGTCCCTAAGGAAGATGCTGATAGCGCAATGGATGCCGCTGCTTGTATCGGTTGTGGAGCTTGTGTTGCTACTTGTAAAAATGGTTCCGCAATGTTGTTCGTTGGTGCTAAAGTTTCTCAGTTCGCTTTACTTCCTCAAGGTCGAGTAGAAGCAGAAAGAAGAGTGCTGAATATGGTGAAAACGATGGATGAAGAAGGTTTTGGTAACTGTTCAAATACTGGTGCTTGTGAAGTAGAATGTCCGAAAGGAATTACTTTAGAAGTAATCGCTAGAATGAATAGAGAATATTTTGTTGCTAACCTTGACAAAGGATAA
- a CDS encoding TlpA family protein disulfide reductase, translating into MSKYLLMLLVAFVTMSCSKKVEVTGNFAGGSPLERIEFIEASGVATLPLVNMGVDAKGNFAGSFDAPKDGMYIMTYGGKQANIYLKGGQKLNISGQAVNFPAKFTVTGDAKKNNDFLQEIQTLIQDYAGKINVQELVSKDEAAFLKGVEKIRADLDKHIDTAAKKTSPDKDVIEFKKDELNASILGLMNQYEMNHGQITQNAAFKVTKNFTDAEAKLKKEEGRLLKNQPIYRNYLLGKLSPEFQKYSEAHKVTATEPSSIEFSKFLDTKKDMSQLAKDYLLAFVISNSDINPSTTPADAAKISKLVQDKIKDVEIKKDLERIQFVISGPKIGEAAPSSKLITIEGKEFKLSDIKGKPAMVMFYASWNPYISESAMPVMKEVANFYKSKMDFVFVNLDDTKDQFTKTSNAMLSGIKGTKVYAENGMNSQIAKDLGIYGFKLPSFMVIDKDGKVASKVFYNLGDEELIKVLDKMTGLKAPEAPQGAVLQNDLVEPPMAMPETPASK; encoded by the coding sequence ATGAGCAAGTATTTATTAATGCTGTTAGTTGCGTTTGTTACAATGTCATGTTCAAAGAAAGTAGAAGTTACTGGTAATTTTGCTGGTGGTTCTCCTTTAGAAAGGATAGAATTCATAGAAGCTTCAGGTGTCGCAACGCTACCCTTGGTGAATATGGGTGTAGATGCAAAAGGCAATTTTGCAGGAAGTTTTGACGCACCAAAAGATGGGATGTATATCATGACTTACGGTGGTAAGCAAGCTAATATCTATTTAAAGGGCGGTCAGAAATTGAATATTTCTGGACAGGCAGTAAATTTCCCAGCTAAATTCACAGTAACGGGTGATGCGAAGAAAAATAATGATTTCCTACAGGAAATTCAAACTTTAATTCAAGATTATGCTGGAAAGATCAACGTTCAGGAATTGGTGAGTAAGGATGAGGCAGCCTTCTTAAAAGGGGTCGAAAAAATTAGAGCTGATCTTGATAAGCATATTGATACTGCTGCTAAAAAAACATCTCCAGACAAAGATGTGATAGAGTTTAAGAAAGATGAGCTGAATGCAAGTATTCTTGGATTGATGAATCAATATGAAATGAACCATGGACAAATTACTCAAAATGCCGCTTTTAAAGTAACTAAAAACTTCACAGATGCTGAAGCAAAGCTTAAAAAGGAGGAAGGCAGATTGCTTAAAAATCAGCCAATTTATAGAAACTATTTGTTAGGTAAGTTAAGTCCTGAATTCCAAAAGTACTCGGAAGCGCATAAAGTAACTGCGACAGAGCCTTCTTCTATAGAGTTTTCGAAATTTTTAGATACTAAAAAAGACATGTCGCAATTAGCGAAGGACTATCTATTAGCTTTTGTTATCTCAAACAGTGATATCAATCCTTCTACAACTCCAGCTGATGCTGCGAAAATTAGTAAGCTTGTTCAGGATAAAATTAAAGACGTAGAAATTAAAAAAGATTTGGAACGAATTCAATTCGTGATCTCCGGACCAAAAATTGGTGAAGCGGCGCCTTCTTCAAAATTAATTACTATTGAAGGAAAAGAGTTTAAACTAAGCGATATTAAAGGAAAGCCAGCCATGGTGATGTTCTACGCATCTTGGAATCCCTACATTTCAGAATCTGCAATGCCTGTGATGAAAGAGGTTGCTAATTTCTATAAATCGAAAATGGATTTCGTTTTTGTAAATTTAGACGATACTAAAGACCAATTTACCAAAACAAGTAATGCGATGCTAAGTGGTATTAAAGGCACAAAGGTATATGCAGAAAATGGAATGAACTCTCAAATTGCTAAAGATTTAGGAATTTATGGTTTTAAACTTCCTTCCTTTATGGTAATTGACAAAGATGGGAAAGTAGCCAGTAAAGTTTTCTATAACTTAGGTGATGAGGAATTAATTAAAGTTTTGGATAAAATGACTGGTCTTAAGGCTCCGGAAGCACCACAAGGAGCAGTATTGCAGAATGATCTTGTTGAGCCACCGATGGCAATGCCAGAAACACCAGCGAGCAAATAA
- a CDS encoding fumarate reductase/succinate dehydrogenase flavoprotein subunit, with product MSKLDSKIPAGPVADKWKNHKDHMNLVSPNNRDKIDIIVVGTGLAGGSAAATLAEQGYNVKAFCYQDSPRRAHSIAAQGGINAAKNYQGDGDSTYRLFYDTIKGGDYRSREANVYRLAEVSASIIDQCVAQGVPFGREYGGQLDNRSFGGVQVKRTFYAKGQTGQQLLLGAYSAMSRQIGKGRIKMHNRHEMLDLVIVDGKARGIIARNLVTGEIERHSAHAVVIASGGYGNVYFLSTNAMGSNVSAAWKIHKKGAYFANPCYVQIHPTCIPVHGTAQSKLTLMSESLRNSGRIWVPKNIEDAVAIREGKLKPENIAHENRDYYLERRYPAFGNLVPRDVASRAAKERCDAGYGIENNDTHEGVYLDFSTEITKKGKEAAIEQNIHNPTEQQIYDLGKSWIEEKYGNLFVMYEKITADNPYVTPMKIYPAVHYTMGGVWVDYNLQSTIPGCFVIGEANFSDHGANRLGASALMQGLADGYFVLPYTIADYLSADIRTGTISTDNAEFDTAEKEIQDKVNFFINNKGTHSVDHFHKKLGHIMWNKVGMGRTPEGLREAIQEIEEVRKDFWANVRVPGEANEMNMELEKAFRVADFLELGQLMAKDALERRESCGGHFRWDHATPEGEAERDDENFKYVAAWEYNGSDINQEVMHKEDLIYENIEVKTRSYK from the coding sequence ATGAGCAAATTAGATTCAAAAATTCCGGCTGGTCCTGTAGCGGACAAATGGAAAAATCATAAAGATCATATGAACTTAGTTTCACCAAATAACCGTGATAAAATTGATATCATTGTTGTTGGAACGGGTTTAGCAGGTGGTTCTGCTGCTGCAACTTTAGCAGAACAAGGCTATAATGTGAAAGCATTTTGCTATCAGGACTCACCAAGAAGAGCGCACTCAATTGCTGCGCAAGGTGGTATTAATGCCGCTAAAAATTATCAAGGTGATGGAGATTCTACTTACAGATTATTTTACGATACTATCAAAGGTGGAGATTATCGTTCCAGAGAAGCAAATGTATACAGGCTGGCAGAAGTTTCTGCAAGCATTATCGACCAATGTGTCGCACAAGGTGTTCCTTTCGGAAGAGAATATGGCGGACAATTAGATAATCGTTCTTTTGGTGGAGTTCAGGTTAAAAGAACTTTTTATGCCAAAGGACAAACAGGACAACAGTTATTATTAGGAGCTTATTCAGCCATGAGCCGACAGATCGGTAAAGGAAGAATTAAAATGCATAACCGTCACGAAATGCTTGATTTAGTAATCGTTGATGGCAAAGCAAGAGGAATTATCGCAAGAAATTTAGTGACTGGAGAAATCGAAAGACATTCTGCTCACGCTGTGGTTATTGCTTCTGGTGGGTATGGAAATGTTTATTTCCTTTCTACTAATGCAATGGGCTCTAATGTTTCTGCAGCTTGGAAAATTCATAAAAAAGGAGCGTATTTCGCAAATCCTTGTTATGTACAAATTCACCCAACTTGTATTCCCGTTCACGGAACCGCACAATCTAAACTGACTTTGATGTCAGAATCTTTAAGAAACTCGGGAAGAATCTGGGTTCCAAAAAATATCGAAGATGCTGTTGCGATTCGCGAAGGCAAATTAAAACCTGAAAATATCGCTCACGAAAATCGCGATTATTATTTAGAAAGAAGATATCCTGCATTTGGTAACTTAGTTCCAAGAGATGTTGCTTCTAGGGCTGCTAAGGAAAGATGTGATGCTGGTTATGGTATTGAAAATAATGATACTCACGAAGGTGTCTATTTAGATTTCTCTACAGAGATTACTAAAAAAGGAAAAGAAGCAGCAATCGAGCAAAATATTCATAATCCTACAGAACAGCAGATTTATGATTTAGGAAAATCGTGGATCGAAGAAAAATATGGTAACTTATTCGTAATGTATGAAAAGATTACTGCGGACAATCCATATGTAACCCCAATGAAAATTTATCCGGCAGTTCATTACACAATGGGTGGTGTTTGGGTTGATTATAACCTACAATCCACAATTCCTGGTTGTTTTGTAATTGGTGAAGCTAACTTCTCTGATCACGGAGCGAACAGATTAGGAGCCTCTGCTTTAATGCAAGGTCTCGCAGATGGGTATTTTGTATTACCTTACACGATCGCAGATTACCTTTCCGCAGATATTCGAACAGGTACCATATCCACCGATAATGCCGAGTTTGATACTGCTGAAAAAGAAATTCAAGATAAAGTGAACTTCTTCATCAATAATAAAGGAACGCACAGTGTAGATCATTTCCATAAAAAATTGGGTCACATTATGTGGAACAAGGTGGGAATGGGAAGAACTCCGGAAGGTTTAAGAGAGGCAATTCAAGAGATTGAAGAAGTAAGAAAAGATTTCTGGGCGAATGTAAGAGTTCCAGGGGAAGCAAATGAAATGAATATGGAGCTGGAAAAAGCGTTCCGTGTTGCAGATTTCTTGGAGCTAGGACAGTTAATGGCTAAAGATGCTTTGGAAAGAAGAGAATCTTGTGGAGGACATTTCCGTTGGGATCATGCAACACCAGAAGGTGAAGCAGAGAGAGATGACGAAAACTTCAAATATGTTGCTGCTTGGGAGTATAACGGTTCAGACATCAACCAGGAAGTAATGCATAAGGAGGATTTGATTTATGAAAATATCGAAGTCAAAACTAGAAGTTATAAATAA
- a CDS encoding DUF937 domain-containing protein, which produces MSLIDLLTGSAGNQVASEAENKFGISKNQVIALLAVAAPLVISYLRKKSQDNAQEADALNNALDKDHDGSILTDPAQVTARQQEGGSILDHVFGGQKADVENQLSQNTGISMDKIGPILAMLAPIIMGYIGKEKQSNGVTSGGGLGDLLGGILGNAQNQAQSQTSNPLNDILGSVLGGGQQQSSGNPLNDILGSVLGGGQKQSQGGLGGLLGSILGGGK; this is translated from the coding sequence ATGAGTTTAATAGACCTATTAACAGGTAGCGCCGGAAATCAAGTCGCTTCAGAAGCTGAAAACAAATTCGGAATCAGCAAAAATCAAGTGATTGCTTTATTAGCAGTGGCAGCACCGTTGGTTATTTCTTACTTAAGAAAAAAATCTCAAGATAACGCTCAAGAAGCGGATGCTTTGAATAATGCACTTGATAAAGATCACGATGGAAGCATCCTCACTGATCCAGCACAAGTTACCGCTAGACAGCAAGAAGGTGGCTCTATTTTGGATCATGTTTTCGGTGGTCAAAAAGCAGATGTAGAAAATCAATTATCACAAAACACTGGTATCTCTATGGACAAGATCGGTCCAATCTTGGCGATGTTAGCTCCAATAATTATGGGATATATCGGTAAGGAAAAGCAATCAAACGGAGTTACTTCTGGCGGAGGTTTAGGAGATCTGTTAGGTGGCATTTTGGGTAATGCTCAGAATCAAGCGCAATCGCAAACTTCAAATCCTTTGAATGATATTTTAGGAAGTGTGCTTGGCGGAGGTCAACAACAATCTTCAGGAAATCCTTTGAATGATATTTTAGGAAGCGTTCTTGGCGGAGGTCAGAAACAATCTCAAGGAGGTTTAGGCGGACTTTTGGGAAGTATCTTAGGAGGAGGAAAGTAA
- a CDS encoding DUF2480 family protein: MSDLEIKNKIAESGLVNFDLAQLLPKGKRIGIDLKDFLFQELILKEKDFREKIAAINPDEYKDSYIYIYNSADAIVPLWAYFLITAKLTETAKKIVFGNREDLEILLMHNAVQTYDFSELMGKRVLVKGCSDQSIPENAYIELVEQLKPIVKSLMFGEACSNVPIFKN, encoded by the coding sequence ATGTCTGATTTAGAAATAAAAAATAAAATAGCCGAAAGCGGATTGGTCAATTTCGATCTCGCACAATTGCTTCCAAAAGGCAAAAGAATCGGCATCGATTTGAAGGATTTTCTCTTCCAGGAATTAATTTTAAAAGAAAAGGATTTTCGAGAAAAAATCGCAGCCATTAATCCTGATGAATACAAAGATTCTTATATCTATATTTATAATTCTGCAGATGCGATTGTTCCTCTTTGGGCGTACTTTTTAATCACCGCGAAATTAACAGAAACAGCGAAGAAAATCGTTTTTGGAAATAGAGAAGATTTAGAAATTTTGTTGATGCATAACGCCGTTCAAACTTATGACTTCTCAGAATTAATGGGTAAAAGAGTTTTGGTAAAGGGCTGCAGCGATCAATCAATTCCAGAGAACGCATATATCGAATTGGTGGAACAATTAAAACCTATTGTAAAATCACTGATGTTTGGGGAAGCCTGTTCTAATGTACCCATCTTTAAAAATTAA
- a CDS encoding ComEC/Rec2 family competence protein yields the protein MQKQPILILFISFIIGIFLQDFFQCSSVAVYIILIFSLIIVTFCFIKNFYFYKVRPVLIGSFVIGLGVFAHFLHSQKPLLPELKGKEMLTFKVFKKLNSNEKNRRYEITAWKGSNQFQSVISIPKQEEALDYLHYYQGEVYINKVEKAYSDFQFDYQKYLQRKGIYYQSYLPNTVKIANRTDISFSENVKQRRLAVLTRIDHSKLNKRTREFVKGIILADRTEMDEGTIRDFRDSGMMHILAISGTHVAIIFGVILMLLNFVFPPKYRSYKIIVALIIIWSFACFIDFGNSVVRSCLMISTYYSFVLLQRKTDLLHSLSLAGLIILVLNTNQIFEVGFQLSFAAVLGIFWFNQPILKKLPKPKNKFQNFILNIFSISLAAQLATLPLVIFYFHQYSFISIIANLIIIPFAEVLIVLSLLMVVLIASSISFSWLNMIFEKLISMTLQLIHFFADVDYAMSRTIPMTLLEVGVLYILLYLIRFPLKSFTLKHCFRVLYLLLLFVSLRCLLNYKASHLNEVLVHQFFKEKVISEKVGERLTFYISENTDQIKIKQYIIDPYLSSRRIKAFSITTIPNNLPEIEIQGEKYILKP from the coding sequence GTGCAGAAACAACCGATTCTCATTCTTTTTATCTCATTTATAATAGGGATCTTCTTACAGGATTTTTTCCAATGCTCGTCAGTTGCTGTTTATATTATATTGATATTCAGTTTGATAATTGTGACTTTTTGCTTTATTAAGAACTTCTATTTTTATAAAGTTCGCCCAGTGTTGATTGGTTCTTTTGTCATTGGTCTGGGAGTCTTTGCTCATTTTTTACATTCACAGAAGCCTTTATTGCCGGAATTGAAGGGTAAGGAAATGCTCACTTTCAAAGTTTTTAAAAAACTTAATTCAAATGAAAAAAATCGTCGCTACGAAATTACTGCGTGGAAAGGCAGTAATCAATTTCAAAGCGTGATCTCTATTCCCAAACAGGAAGAAGCACTTGATTATCTTCATTACTATCAGGGTGAAGTCTACATCAATAAAGTTGAGAAAGCATACAGTGATTTTCAATTCGATTATCAAAAGTATCTGCAGCGCAAAGGAATTTATTACCAAAGTTATCTGCCAAATACGGTAAAGATTGCGAATCGAACAGATATTAGTTTTTCGGAAAATGTAAAGCAACGACGTCTTGCGGTTTTAACTAGGATTGATCATTCGAAGCTCAATAAGAGAACTCGTGAATTTGTGAAAGGAATTATTCTGGCAGATCGAACAGAAATGGATGAGGGAACCATTCGTGATTTTCGGGATTCTGGAATGATGCATATTTTAGCAATTTCGGGAACTCACGTCGCAATTATATTTGGAGTGATTTTGATGCTGTTGAATTTCGTTTTTCCACCAAAATACCGCAGTTATAAAATTATTGTTGCTTTAATTATAATCTGGTCCTTTGCTTGTTTTATAGATTTTGGAAATTCTGTTGTTCGAAGTTGTTTGATGATTTCTACCTACTATTCATTTGTCTTGTTACAACGGAAAACAGATCTCTTGCATTCTTTGTCGCTAGCGGGTTTAATAATTTTGGTTCTCAATACCAACCAAATTTTTGAAGTTGGTTTTCAGTTAAGTTTTGCTGCGGTTCTTGGAATTTTTTGGTTCAATCAGCCGATTTTAAAAAAATTACCGAAGCCCAAAAATAAATTTCAGAATTTCATTCTCAATATTTTTTCGATAAGTTTAGCCGCACAACTTGCGACTCTTCCGTTGGTGATATTCTATTTTCATCAATATTCTTTTATATCAATTATTGCAAATTTGATTATTATTCCATTTGCTGAAGTACTCATTGTCCTATCTTTGCTTATGGTTGTGCTCATTGCAAGTTCCATCAGTTTCTCCTGGTTGAATATGATTTTTGAGAAACTTATTTCAATGACTTTACAATTGATTCATTTTTTTGCTGATGTTGATTATGCGATGAGCCGAACAATTCCAATGACTCTTTTAGAAGTGGGTGTGCTTTATATTTTACTTTATCTAATAAGATTTCCTTTGAAGAGTTTTACGTTGAAGCATTGTTTTAGAGTGCTATATCTTCTATTGCTTTTTGTAAGTCTTAGATGCCTGCTCAATTATAAGGCAAGCCATCTTAATGAGGTTTTGGTACATCAATTTTTTAAAGAGAAAGTTATTTCAGAGAAAGTTGGAGAGCGTCTTACATTTTATATTTCGGAGAATACGGATCAAATTAAAATAAAACAATATATCATAGATCCTTATCTTTCTTCGCGGCGAATTAAAGCATTTTCCATCACGACCATTCCGAATAATCTACCAGAAATTGAAATTCAAGGTGAAAAATATATTTTAAAGCCTTAA
- a CDS encoding succinate dehydrogenase cytochrome b subunit, giving the protein MAGLTTSSIGRKYAMALSAMFLLIFLIMHLSVNLLSLGGEDGPFNAASYFMGYNPLIQFVMQPILVIGLIFHFVMGFVLEIKNNNARPIKYGMNTRSGNSTWMSRNMLITGAVILAFLGLHMYDFWFHEMTYKYVPGEGDVNDLTRFWPELHSKFSELWRVIFYVISFVLLGLHLAHGFQSSFQSIGARHPKYTPVIKAIGTWYSILIPAGFILVAVYHYVTQ; this is encoded by the coding sequence ATGGCAGGATTAACAACTTCTTCTATCGGAAGAAAATACGCAATGGCATTGTCGGCAATGTTTTTGCTCATTTTCCTAATTATGCACCTTTCGGTTAACTTACTCTCACTAGGAGGAGAGGATGGACCGTTCAACGCAGCATCTTATTTCATGGGTTACAATCCGCTGATCCAGTTTGTAATGCAACCTATCCTGGTAATAGGATTAATTTTTCACTTTGTGATGGGCTTTGTTCTTGAAATTAAAAACAATAACGCCAGACCGATAAAGTACGGGATGAACACCCGTTCGGGGAACAGCACCTGGATGTCTAGAAACATGCTTATTACTGGAGCTGTTATTTTAGCTTTTCTTGGATTACACATGTATGATTTCTGGTTTCATGAAATGACTTACAAATATGTTCCTGGTGAAGGTGATGTAAATGATCTAACCAGATTTTGGCCAGAGCTCCATTCAAAATTTTCAGAACTTTGGAGGGTGATTTTCTATGTTATTTCTTTTGTCTTATTGGGATTGCATTTAGCGCATGGATTCCAGTCTTCGTTCCAGTCGATAGGAGCGAGACATCCAAAATACACCCCCGTGATCAAAGCGATTGGAACCTGGTATTCTATCCTTATCCCAGCTGGTTTTATTTTAGTAGCTGTTTATCATTACGTAACTCAATAA